A region from the Sandaracinus amylolyticus genome encodes:
- a CDS encoding zinc-dependent alcohol dehydrogenase family protein, with protein sequence MQAVVIGKPGSGVDAWTRVERARPEPGPGQVLVRMRAASLNYRDLMIARGLYGGPVKEQLVVLSDGAGEIAAVGEGVTTLRVGERVTSAYYPTWRDGPYRAEHESSSLGIGHRDGVLAQHVVLPASGVVKMPASLSFEQAATLPCAAVTAWQALFEGAARLLPGERVLVQGTGGVSLFAAQLALASGAHVIATSSSEAKLDRLAALGVRDRVHTGARPEWHEEVLRITGGEGVDHVLDVGGAATLSRSLQAVRVGGHVAVLGLLGGMGQAIDPLPILFRSVTVEGMHVGSVSMHERLARAVDRLAIQPVVDEVLDLDDAPRALAKLAAGTHFGKIVIRVP encoded by the coding sequence ATGCAGGCAGTCGTGATCGGGAAGCCGGGCTCGGGCGTGGACGCGTGGACGCGGGTGGAGCGCGCGCGGCCGGAGCCCGGGCCGGGGCAGGTGCTGGTGCGGATGCGCGCGGCGTCGCTGAACTACCGCGACCTGATGATCGCGAGAGGGCTCTACGGCGGTCCGGTGAAGGAGCAGCTCGTCGTGCTCTCCGATGGCGCGGGCGAGATCGCCGCGGTCGGCGAGGGCGTGACCACGCTGCGCGTCGGCGAGCGTGTGACCAGCGCGTACTACCCCACGTGGCGCGACGGCCCCTATCGCGCCGAGCACGAGTCGAGCAGCCTCGGCATCGGTCACCGCGACGGCGTGCTCGCGCAGCACGTGGTGCTCCCCGCGAGCGGCGTCGTGAAGATGCCGGCGTCGCTCTCGTTCGAGCAGGCCGCGACGCTTCCGTGCGCCGCGGTGACCGCGTGGCAGGCGCTGTTCGAGGGCGCGGCGCGCCTGCTGCCCGGCGAGCGCGTGCTGGTGCAGGGCACCGGCGGCGTGTCGCTGTTCGCGGCGCAGCTCGCGCTCGCGAGCGGTGCGCACGTGATCGCGACGTCGTCGAGCGAGGCGAAGCTGGACCGGCTGGCCGCGCTGGGCGTGCGGGATCGCGTGCACACCGGTGCGCGCCCCGAGTGGCACGAGGAGGTGCTGCGCATCACCGGCGGCGAGGGCGTGGATCACGTGCTCGACGTCGGCGGCGCGGCGACGCTCTCGCGCTCGCTGCAGGCGGTGCGGGTCGGCGGTCACGTCGCGGTGCTGGGGCTGCTCGGCGGGATGGGCCAGGCGATCGATCCGCTGCCGATCCTGTTCCGCAGCGTGACCGTCGAGGGCATGCACGTCGGCTCGGTGTCGATGCACGAGCGCCTCGCGCGCGCGGTCGATCGGCTCGCCATCCAGCCGGTCGTCGACGAGGTGCTCGATCTCGACGACGCGCCGCGCGCGCTCGCGAAGCTCGCCGCGGGCACGCACTTCGGGAAGATCGTGATCCGCGTGCCGTGA
- a CDS encoding LysR family transcriptional regulator: MVEGIDGIRCLVLSVETGSFAAAARKLGVTPSAVSRRVAQLERELGVALLARTTRSLRLTPDGQAFHDRCVRALAELEEACDAIAHAKKRPSGLLRVEIATNLGRVIVGPSLPRFLDRHPDVRVHLTLRDQLVDPVVEGVDVLVRIGPLASSSLIARKLGETRLVRCASRGYLRKHGKPRTPADLASHRCLGWLDGTRPRPFTFASEEGTYTQEIAGPCHVNDADVLAQLAASGNGIVTLFDFLARGWIERGELVTVLDEHGGATWPIHALYPPSRHLLPKVRVFLDHLARVFREITPR; this comes from the coding sequence ATGGTCGAAGGCATCGACGGCATCCGCTGCCTCGTCCTCAGCGTCGAGACGGGCAGCTTCGCGGCGGCGGCGAGGAAGCTCGGCGTCACTCCGTCGGCGGTGAGCCGTCGCGTCGCGCAGCTCGAGCGCGAGCTCGGCGTCGCGCTGCTCGCGCGCACGACGCGCTCGTTGCGGCTCACGCCCGACGGGCAGGCGTTCCACGATCGCTGCGTGCGCGCGCTCGCGGAGCTCGAGGAGGCGTGCGACGCGATCGCGCACGCGAAGAAGCGCCCGTCGGGCCTGTTGCGCGTCGAGATCGCGACGAACCTCGGGCGCGTGATCGTCGGGCCCTCGCTGCCGCGCTTCCTCGACCGGCATCCCGACGTGCGCGTCCACCTCACGCTGCGCGATCAGCTCGTCGATCCGGTGGTCGAGGGCGTCGACGTGCTCGTGCGCATCGGGCCGCTCGCGAGCTCGAGCTTGATCGCGCGCAAGCTCGGCGAGACGCGCCTCGTGCGCTGCGCGTCGCGCGGGTACCTGCGCAAGCACGGCAAGCCGCGCACGCCCGCGGACCTCGCGTCGCATCGCTGCCTCGGGTGGCTCGACGGGACGCGACCGCGTCCGTTCACGTTCGCCTCCGAGGAGGGCACGTACACCCAAGAGATCGCCGGTCCGTGCCACGTCAACGACGCCGACGTGCTCGCGCAGCTCGCGGCGTCGGGGAACGGGATCGTGACGCTCTTCGACTTCCTCGCGCGCGGCTGGATCGAGCGCGGCGAGCTCGTCACGGTGCTCGACGAGCACGGCGGCGCGACGTGGCCGATCCACGCGCTCTATCCGCCGAGCCGCCACCTCCTGCCGAAGGTGCGCGTGTTCCTCGATCACCTCGCGCGAGTCTTCCGCGAGATCACTCCTCGGTGA
- a CDS encoding MarR family winged helix-turn-helix transcriptional regulator, whose translation MSRPRKSDRVRPLERALHRVGEAERRLRQAAADRLGLGITDLEALLLLDESGPLAAGRIAEALVITTGAVTGLVDRLERAGWVQRTRGEADRRQVLVELAPARRDVIDAHRASRERLLVEALSGVDDATLSASIALLETAAERLLAGIATFAQPAADESTTERASDDGTRASIGSAERGRLRFVSGAPKLTMRGARIRDLYRATFDGKRPQVRVEPDGTVTFQYKGFSWLGRHDLGAELVLTSAVPWTIEIKGGVAQLDADLRDVDVRAIDITGGASECELHLPRPRGTATLRVTGGANHVVVRRPRGAAAQAVVRGGANSLAFDDQRMGSFGATARFATRGWESATDRWSIELTGGASDLSVTEE comes from the coding sequence GTGTCCCGTCCGCGCAAGTCCGACCGTGTCCGGCCCCTCGAGCGCGCCCTCCATCGCGTCGGCGAGGCAGAGCGCCGCCTCCGCCAGGCCGCCGCGGATCGCCTCGGCCTCGGCATCACGGATCTCGAGGCGCTGCTCCTGCTCGACGAGTCGGGCCCGCTCGCCGCGGGTCGCATCGCGGAGGCGCTCGTGATCACCACGGGCGCGGTCACCGGGCTCGTCGATCGGCTCGAGCGCGCGGGCTGGGTGCAGCGCACGCGCGGCGAGGCCGATCGCCGTCAGGTGCTCGTCGAGCTCGCGCCGGCGCGGCGCGACGTGATCGACGCGCACCGCGCCTCGCGCGAGCGACTGCTCGTCGAGGCGCTCTCGGGCGTCGACGACGCGACGCTCTCCGCGAGCATCGCGCTGCTCGAGACCGCCGCCGAGCGTCTGCTCGCGGGCATCGCGACGTTCGCACAGCCCGCCGCCGACGAGAGCACCACCGAGCGCGCGAGCGACGACGGCACGCGCGCGTCGATCGGGAGCGCGGAGCGCGGGCGCCTGCGCTTCGTGTCCGGCGCGCCGAAGCTCACGATGCGCGGGGCGCGCATCCGCGACCTCTATCGCGCGACGTTCGACGGCAAGCGCCCGCAGGTGCGCGTCGAGCCCGACGGCACCGTGACCTTCCAGTACAAGGGGTTCTCGTGGCTCGGCCGGCACGACCTCGGCGCCGAGCTCGTGCTCACCAGCGCGGTGCCGTGGACGATCGAGATCAAGGGCGGCGTCGCCCAGCTCGACGCGGATCTGCGCGACGTCGACGTGCGCGCGATCGACATCACCGGCGGTGCGAGCGAGTGCGAGCTGCACCTGCCGAGGCCGCGCGGCACCGCGACGCTGCGCGTGACCGGCGGCGCGAACCACGTCGTGGTGCGGCGCCCGCGCGGCGCGGCGGCCCAGGCCGTGGTGCGCGGCGGCGCGAACAGCCTCGCCTTCGACGATCAGCGCATGGGCTCGTTCGGCGCGACCGCGCGCTTCGCGACGCGCGGCTGGGAGAGCGCGACCGATCGCTGGTCGATCGAGCTCACCGGCGGCGCGAGCGATCTCTCCGTCACCGAGGAGTGA
- a CDS encoding FAD-dependent monooxygenase: MKRAIVIGAGIAGPCVALALARAGISATIYETYDASASLAAGAWLTVAVNGLDAMRTIGVHERVKAAGFPSRTIELCSGTGRVLGAVPIGGSLADGTVTHTLKRADLYRVVSEEARRRGIEIVHGKRFTGATITRGGRVVASFDDGDGVEGDVLIGADGVRSRVREVIDPGAPRPRYTGLLNVGGVTRCASVDLAPGTYRMIFGHRCFFGITVSTSGEIWWFANPARREEPTRDELASDDWRAQLIELASADRSPLAEVIAATDGALVATCQYDVPRVPTWSRGPIVVIGDAAHAASPSSGQGASMAAEDAVELARCLRDVDDVGAALAAYESMRRARVERVVAHGARMGSTKTLGPVGRWARDLVMPWVLRMQSEEANERSLAWLFQHRIDWDARVTSAAVA, from the coding sequence ATGAAGCGCGCGATCGTCATCGGTGCGGGCATCGCGGGGCCGTGCGTCGCGCTCGCCCTCGCGCGCGCCGGGATCTCGGCGACGATCTACGAGACGTACGACGCGAGCGCGTCGCTCGCCGCCGGCGCGTGGCTCACGGTCGCGGTGAACGGCCTCGACGCGATGCGCACCATCGGCGTGCACGAGCGCGTGAAGGCCGCGGGCTTTCCCTCGCGCACGATCGAGCTGTGCAGCGGCACCGGTCGCGTCCTCGGCGCGGTGCCGATCGGCGGCTCGCTCGCGGACGGGACCGTCACCCACACGCTCAAGCGCGCGGACCTGTATCGCGTCGTGTCGGAGGAGGCGCGCCGCCGCGGGATCGAGATCGTGCACGGCAAGCGCTTCACGGGCGCGACGATCACACGCGGCGGGCGCGTCGTCGCGTCGTTCGACGACGGCGACGGCGTCGAGGGAGACGTGCTGATCGGCGCGGACGGAGTGCGCTCGCGGGTGCGCGAGGTGATCGACCCCGGCGCGCCGCGGCCGCGCTACACGGGGCTGTTGAACGTCGGTGGGGTCACGCGTTGCGCGTCGGTCGATCTCGCGCCGGGCACGTACCGGATGATCTTCGGGCACCGCTGCTTCTTCGGGATCACGGTGAGCACGTCGGGCGAGATCTGGTGGTTCGCGAACCCGGCGCGCCGCGAGGAGCCCACGCGCGACGAGCTCGCGAGCGACGACTGGCGGGCGCAGCTGATCGAGCTCGCATCGGCCGATCGCAGCCCGCTCGCGGAGGTGATCGCGGCGACCGACGGCGCGCTCGTCGCGACGTGCCAGTACGACGTGCCGCGCGTGCCGACGTGGTCGCGCGGGCCGATCGTCGTGATCGGCGACGCCGCGCACGCTGCGTCTCCGTCGTCGGGTCAAGGTGCGTCGATGGCGGCGGAGGACGCGGTGGAGCTCGCGCGGTGCCTGCGCGACGTGGACGACGTGGGCGCGGCGCTCGCGGCGTACGAGTCGATGCGGCGCGCGCGCGTGGAGCGCGTCGTCGCGCACGGCGCGCGCATGGGCAGCACGAAGACGCTCGGCCCGGTCGGGCGCTGGGCGCGTGATCTCGTGATGCCGTGGGTGCTGCGCATGCAGAGCGAGGAGGCGAACGAGCGCTCGCTCGCGTGGCTGTTCCAGCACCGGATCGACTGGGACGCGCGCGTCACGAGCGCGGCGGTGGCGTGA
- a CDS encoding RNA polymerase sigma factor: MSVELEAHLFRRESARLVAALTRIFGVHNLALAEDVAQDAFCRALEVWRTRGVPENPSAWLTATAKHRALDVMRRERTARTFAPELARFLDDKHALAPLVDDAFAARTIRDEQLRMMFSCCHARLPEEARIALILNLLCGFGASEIASALLTGHAAIEKRIARGKKVLASARSLFDLDDAELEARLPTVQRALYVLFNEGYHGASETPVRVELCAEAIRLAALLAEHPRTAKPATFALGALMCLHAARLPARVDETGVPIALADQDRARWDARLVAEGLALLERSATGDAITTYHLESAIAALHASARSVDETDWRTIVTLYDRAMQLAPSPVIALNRAIAIAQRDGPEHGIRAIEAIPDRARLARYPFLPAALGELERRRGDLDGARAHLRAAIALARSDAERRFLERRLDAITPPPRS; this comes from the coding sequence GTGAGCGTGGAGCTCGAGGCACACCTCTTCCGGCGCGAGTCGGCGCGGCTGGTCGCCGCGCTGACGCGCATCTTCGGCGTGCACAACCTCGCGCTCGCCGAGGACGTCGCGCAGGACGCGTTCTGCCGCGCGCTCGAGGTGTGGCGTACGCGCGGTGTGCCCGAGAATCCGTCCGCGTGGCTCACCGCGACTGCGAAGCACCGCGCGCTCGACGTGATGCGCCGCGAGCGCACGGCGCGCACCTTCGCGCCCGAGCTCGCGCGCTTCCTCGACGACAAGCACGCGCTCGCGCCGCTCGTCGACGACGCGTTCGCCGCGCGCACGATTCGCGACGAGCAGCTCCGCATGATGTTCTCGTGCTGCCACGCGCGCCTGCCCGAGGAGGCGCGCATCGCGCTGATCCTGAACCTGCTCTGCGGCTTCGGCGCGAGCGAGATCGCGAGCGCGCTGCTCACCGGACACGCCGCGATCGAGAAGCGCATCGCGCGCGGCAAGAAGGTGCTCGCGAGCGCGCGCTCGCTCTTCGATCTCGACGATGCCGAGCTCGAGGCGCGCCTGCCCACGGTGCAGCGCGCGCTCTACGTGCTCTTCAACGAGGGCTACCACGGCGCATCGGAGACACCGGTGCGCGTCGAGCTGTGCGCCGAAGCGATCCGGCTCGCGGCGCTGCTCGCCGAGCACCCGCGCACCGCGAAGCCCGCGACGTTCGCGCTCGGCGCGCTCATGTGCCTGCACGCAGCGCGACTGCCGGCGCGCGTCGACGAGACCGGCGTCCCGATCGCGCTCGCCGATCAGGATCGCGCTCGCTGGGACGCACGGCTCGTCGCCGAGGGGCTCGCGCTGCTCGAGCGCTCGGCGACCGGCGACGCGATCACGACGTACCACCTCGAGTCCGCGATCGCCGCGCTGCACGCGAGCGCGCGCAGCGTCGACGAGACGGACTGGCGCACGATCGTGACGCTCTACGATCGTGCGATGCAGCTCGCGCCCTCCCCCGTGATCGCGCTCAACCGCGCGATCGCGATCGCGCAGCGCGACGGTCCGGAGCACGGCATCCGCGCGATCGAAGCGATCCCCGATCGCGCGCGGCTCGCGCGTTATCCGTTCCTTCCCGCCGCGCTCGGAGAGCTCGAGCGACGCCGCGGCGACCTCGATGGCGCGCGTGCGCACCTGCGTGCGGCGATCGCCCTGGCGCGCAGCGACGCCGAGCGGCGTTTCCTCGAGCGGCGGCTCGACGCGATCACGCCACCGCCGCGCTCGTGA
- a CDS encoding YciI family protein, which yields MSEFVFFFRASDDAQRDAMGTPERAQQSMQKWLAWTRELEAGGHLKSGGLPLERSGRVVRGKDAVVTDGPYVEVKDLVAGFIVIEARDLAQAVELSKGCPMLAGGGSVEIRPVIPNLIS from the coding sequence ATGAGCGAGTTCGTCTTCTTCTTCCGAGCGAGCGACGACGCGCAGCGCGACGCGATGGGCACGCCCGAGCGCGCGCAGCAGAGCATGCAGAAGTGGCTCGCGTGGACGCGCGAGCTCGAAGCAGGCGGTCACCTGAAGAGCGGCGGTCTGCCGCTCGAGCGAAGCGGGCGCGTCGTCCGCGGCAAGGACGCGGTCGTCACCGACGGGCCCTACGTCGAGGTGAAGGATCTCGTCGCGGGCTTCATCGTGATCGAGGCACGCGACCTCGCGCAGGCGGTCGAGCTCTCGAAGGGCTGCCCGATGCTCGCCGGGGGAGGCTCGGTCGAGATCCGCCCGGTGATCCCGAACCTGATCTCGTGA
- a CDS encoding dihydrofolate reductase family protein, translated as MRRIVMFERVSSDGFFARPDGSLDWAVPDPELDRDAASTIPRFDTILLGRRTFEMFEVAWRPAEGAAPTDEDPHAPGRRSDEMRAMGRMIDEATKWVFSRTLATPTWRNSKLVRAFEPREIEALKRSPGKDVIVFGSGSIVSALTAHGLIDEYQLVVCPLLLGRGRPWLDGGSLSSELALQEAKAYRSGNVMLRYTRRGDPR; from the coding sequence ATGCGACGCATCGTGATGTTCGAGCGAGTGAGCAGCGACGGATTCTTCGCGCGCCCCGACGGGAGCCTGGACTGGGCGGTGCCCGATCCCGAGCTCGACCGCGACGCGGCGTCCACCATCCCGCGGTTCGACACGATCCTGCTCGGCCGCCGCACGTTCGAGATGTTCGAGGTGGCGTGGCGCCCGGCCGAGGGCGCGGCACCCACCGACGAAGATCCTCACGCGCCGGGGCGTCGCTCCGACGAGATGCGCGCGATGGGCCGCATGATCGACGAAGCGACGAAGTGGGTGTTCTCGCGGACTCTCGCGACACCGACGTGGCGCAATTCGAAGCTCGTGCGCGCGTTCGAGCCGCGCGAGATCGAAGCGCTCAAGCGCAGCCCGGGCAAGGACGTGATCGTGTTCGGGAGCGGCTCGATCGTGTCGGCGCTCACCGCGCACGGGCTGATCGACGAGTACCAGCTCGTCGTGTGCCCGCTGCTGCTCGGGCGCGGTCGACCCTGGCTCGACGGTGGGTCGCTCTCGTCCGAGCTCGCACTGCAAGAGGCGAAGGCGTACCGATCGGGCAACGTGATGCTGCGCTACACGCGCCGAGGAGATCCGCGATGA
- a CDS encoding DUF2894 domain-containing protein — MSDELAARLRLAESEQTGDVEGLALVRTLIERAESLPASGRARLLARAEALLDAYRERPPSSVPRPASAPDESAWRDALAARAHARPKRVCAEERSSAIVSEIRASAATARAAEQVPEAAGPYNGAAVAARALDELVAIAPGYVGSYIAWLEDLACLADLPAERRTQRPKAAARRSRRDP, encoded by the coding sequence GTGAGCGACGAGCTCGCGGCGCGGCTGCGTCTCGCCGAGAGCGAGCAGACCGGAGACGTCGAAGGGCTCGCGCTCGTCCGGACTCTGATCGAGCGCGCCGAGTCGCTGCCGGCGAGCGGCCGCGCGCGGCTGCTCGCACGCGCCGAGGCGCTGCTCGACGCCTATCGTGAGCGCCCGCCGTCGAGCGTCCCGCGGCCCGCGAGCGCGCCGGACGAGAGCGCGTGGCGCGACGCGCTCGCCGCACGCGCGCACGCGCGGCCGAAGCGCGTGTGCGCCGAGGAGCGCTCGAGCGCGATCGTGTCCGAGATCCGCGCCAGCGCGGCGACCGCGCGTGCGGCCGAGCAGGTTCCCGAGGCGGCCGGCCCGTACAACGGCGCCGCGGTCGCGGCGCGCGCGCTCGACGAGCTCGTCGCGATCGCGCCGGGGTACGTCGGCAGCTACATCGCGTGGCTCGAAGATCTCGCGTGCCTCGCCGATCTCCCGGCCGAGCGCCGCACGCAGCGCCCCAAGGCCGCGGCGAGGCGCTCGCGTCGCGACCCCTGA